A section of the Cryomorphaceae bacterium genome encodes:
- a CDS encoding sugar transferase encodes MQFSAHASKGLTQDVFDFARPFIGKSKMTLMHTTNRDDLKDSSENANVVVNTARVNDIRGINHFFRLVNANLNNGGRFIGCMETLENRKARLHKKYPPFLNRLYYTADFVLKRIFPKLSVTRSIYFRLTGGRNRALSKAEVLGRLVYCGFSIEAVKVIDNLLFFAVSKKGQPLTEPEPSTGLLLKIGRIGKLGKRITVYKFRTMHPYAQYIQEYVYEQNNLQAGGKFSNDFRITKWGRFMRRFWIDEIPMIWNILRGDLKIVGVRPLSDHYLSLYSEEHKQVRLQGKPGLIPPFYADLPHNLQEIMESEARYIKAYLKSPITTDFNYGFKAFNNIVLRKARSA; translated from the coding sequence ATGCAGTTTTCAGCCCACGCAAGTAAAGGATTAACACAGGATGTGTTTGATTTTGCCCGTCCTTTTATAGGCAAAAGCAAGATGACCCTGATGCATACCACAAATCGAGATGATCTGAAAGACAGCTCTGAAAACGCCAATGTGGTCGTCAATACCGCGCGGGTGAATGATATTCGGGGTATCAATCATTTCTTCAGATTGGTGAATGCGAATCTCAATAATGGTGGTCGATTTATTGGCTGCATGGAAACGCTTGAAAACCGCAAAGCGCGTTTGCATAAAAAATATCCACCGTTTCTGAACAGGCTTTATTACACGGCTGACTTTGTGTTGAAACGCATTTTTCCCAAACTATCTGTGACCCGCAGTATTTACTTCAGGCTTACTGGCGGAAGAAACCGTGCCCTCTCCAAAGCCGAAGTATTGGGCCGTTTGGTGTATTGCGGTTTCAGTATTGAAGCCGTAAAAGTGATTGACAACCTTCTTTTTTTCGCGGTGAGTAAAAAAGGTCAGCCCCTCACCGAACCGGAACCAAGTACTGGGTTGCTGCTCAAAATAGGCCGTATTGGAAAGCTTGGGAAACGCATTACCGTGTATAAATTCAGAACGATGCACCCTTACGCCCAGTACATTCAGGAGTATGTGTACGAGCAAAACAACCTGCAGGCCGGTGGGAAATTCAGCAACGATTTCCGAATCACCAAGTGGGGCAGGTTTATGCGCCGATTCTGGATTGATGAGATTCCCATGATTTGGAATATTTTGCGCGGTGACCTCAAAATTGTAGGCGTGCGCCCGCTGAGTGACCACTATCTCAGCCTGTACTCCGAAGAGCACAAGCAGGTTCGTCTTCAGGGAAAACCGGGATTGATTCCACCTTTTTATGCCGATTTGCCCCATAATTTGCAGGAAATCATGGAGTCTGAGGCAAGATATATCAAGGCGTATTTAAAATCGCCTATCACCACCGATTTCAATTATGGTTTCAAAGCGTTTAATAATATTGTGCTGAGAAAAGCACGAAGCGCTTGA
- a CDS encoding DUF354 domain-containing protein — MHKTNRNKRILLYVGHPAHYHNLKWVAKSLQDEGAEVLFVARQKDVLFKLMKNCPFETIFLPARDGDSKLGLIQSVLQREWKMLTIIRRFRPDIMAGTDIVIAHLGSLLGIPSVLINEDDLDQVPLFARYGVRFCSLNLAPAVCRVQGYEHKTQLYDSYHELAYLHPELFSPDKDLIRPYIRADEPYFILRFASLTAHHDDGKKGITDDLANELIAMLNNHGRVYITSERALPESLEQYRTSIPPEVMHHAMAFAGLYIGDSQTMAAEAAVLGTPSVRFNDFVGKLSYLDELEHKYELTIGIPTDRPERLLQVVGDMLRDPQLKDSWSARRWQMLSEKKNLAVIWTDVLLHYPYRQSFNDLRFAIPNG; from the coding sequence ATGCACAAGACCAACCGGAATAAGCGTATCCTCTTGTACGTAGGGCATCCCGCGCACTATCACAATCTCAAATGGGTGGCGAAGTCGCTTCAGGATGAGGGCGCCGAAGTACTGTTCGTGGCCCGTCAGAAAGATGTGCTGTTCAAACTGATGAAGAATTGTCCCTTTGAGACCATTTTTCTGCCGGCCCGCGACGGCGATAGCAAGTTGGGGCTTATCCAGTCTGTATTGCAGCGCGAGTGGAAAATGCTCACAATCATCCGAAGATTCAGGCCCGATATTATGGCCGGAACAGATATCGTGATTGCGCATTTGGGCAGCTTGTTGGGCATTCCATCGGTGCTAATCAATGAGGACGACCTCGACCAGGTGCCGCTCTTTGCGCGTTACGGCGTGCGGTTTTGCTCGCTCAACCTGGCGCCGGCTGTGTGCCGCGTGCAAGGCTATGAGCACAAAACACAGCTGTACGACAGCTACCACGAACTGGCCTACCTTCATCCGGAACTTTTTTCTCCCGACAAGGATCTGATAAGACCCTACATCCGCGCAGACGAACCTTACTTCATTCTGCGCTTTGCAAGCCTCACCGCCCATCACGACGATGGTAAGAAAGGCATTACTGATGACCTTGCTAACGAGTTAATTGCCATGCTCAACAACCATGGGCGGGTATATATCACATCCGAACGCGCTCTTCCCGAAAGCCTTGAGCAATACCGCACGTCTATTCCCCCGGAGGTGATGCACCACGCCATGGCTTTTGCCGGGTTGTACATTGGCGATAGTCAGACCATGGCGGCCGAAGCCGCAGTACTTGGTACACCTTCTGTTCGCTTCAATGATTTTGTGGGTAAACTGAGCTATCTCGATGAATTGGAGCACAAGTATGAATTGACAATTGGAATTCCTACCGACCGGCCTGAGCGCCTTCTTCAGGTAGTGGGGGATATGCTTCGCGACCCGCAATTGAAGGATAGTTGGTCTGCCCGAAGATGGCAGATGCTCAGTGAAAAAAAGAACCTCGCTGTGATTTGGACAGATGTGCTTCTTCACTATCCATATCGGCAATCATTCAATGATTTGAGATTCGCTATTCCGAACGGTTAA